In bacterium, the following proteins share a genomic window:
- the yqeK gene encoding bis(5'-nucleosyl)-tetraphosphatase (symmetrical) YqeK yields the protein MVELNEIELKLKDILSQKRYNHCLNTEKLASFLARHYVVEPHKVRIAALLHDCAKDLSDELLKDYLKKYEIILDELESKEKQLWHAPVGMVLAQEKFGITDKEILRAIRIHPTLDKNSSTLEKIVYVADYMEYMKSNGEEKSYQRLKNIAITELGIVTFWIINFKILDILKSNGSIHPRSIEARNELIDTLQDKIKYYDI from the coding sequence TTGGTAGAGTTAAATGAAATTGAGTTAAAATTAAAGGACATTCTTTCTCAAAAAAGATACAATCATTGTCTTAATACTGAAAAATTAGCCTCTTTTTTAGCCCGGCATTATGTTGTTGAGCCACATAAGGTAAGGATAGCCGCTTTATTACATGATTGCGCCAAGGATTTATCGGATGAATTATTAAAAGATTACTTAAAAAAATATGAAATTATTTTAGATGAACTGGAGAGTAAGGAGAAACAATTATGGCACGCTCCCGTAGGAATGGTGTTAGCTCAAGAAAAATTTGGAATTACAGATAAGGAAATCCTACGAGCAATCAGAATTCATCCAACATTAGATAAAAATTCATCTACTCTGGAGAAAATAGTTTATGTTGCTGACTATATGGAGTATATGAAAAGTAACGGGGAAGAAAAATCATATCAAAGATTAAAAAATATTGCGATAACAGAGCTGGGAATAGTTACTTTTTGGATAATAAATTTCAAGATTCTTGATATTTTAAAGTCCAATGGTAGTATTCATCCTCGTTCCATTGAGGCAAGGAATGAATTGATAGATACCTTACAGGATAAGATAAAGTATTATGATATATAG
- the rsfS gene encoding ribosome silencing factor has translation MPIKSAKKIALHCAEAALNKKANDVVILEMKKLTDMTDYFVICSGTSDVQIRAIADAIDELATKEKFKIHHIEGYEWGNWILIDLCDVIIHIFYEETRKFYDLEGLWTDAKVIEHNARS, from the coding sequence TTGCCAATAAAATCGGCTAAAAAGATAGCCCTACACTGTGCCGAGGCGGCACTTAATAAAAAAGCAAATGATGTGGTTATTTTAGAAATGAAAAAATTAACGGATATGACGGATTATTTTGTTATTTGCAGTGGCACATCAGATGTTCAAATTAGAGCGATTGCGGATGCGATAGATGAATTAGCAACTAAAGAAAAGTTTAAAATTCACCATATCGAAGGATATGAATGGGGAAATTGGATATTGATAGATTTATGTGATGTGATTATCCATATATTTTATGAAGAAACGCGGAAATTCTATGATTTAGAAGGACTATGGACAGATGCAAAGGTGATAGAGCATAATGCAAGGAGCTAA